The Desulfuromonas acetoxidans DSM 684 genome segment TAATAGAAAACACTATGGGCGAATAGCTCAGCTGGGAGAGCATCGGTCTTACACACCGAGGGTCACAGGTTCGAGCCCTGTTTCGCCCACCATAATCAGGGGCTGTAGTAGAGTCGGTTACAACGCCGGCCTGTCACGCCGGAGGTCGCGGGTTCGAGTCCCGTCAGCCCCGCCATTATAAAAAAAGAGGAGTGATTTCATCACTCCTCTTTTTTTGTGCCTATTTATGTTGCTGTCGTTATTGCGTGATCAGGGTTTGAAGGTGATCAATGTAATCGGCAACGCTGCCGTAGCGATAACCCGTGACACCCACCTGTTTGCCTTGTGAATTCAGCAGCACGACCGTTGGAAATCCGCGGACATTGTATTTACGGGCTAAAGCTTCATTGTGGGCAACCAGTTCCTTGCTTTGCCGAGTCCTCTTAGGGAAATCGACTTTCAGCAACACCAGATTCTTTTCGGCGTAATCGATGAACTCCTGCTTGCTGAGGATGTCTTTATCCAGCTTGATGCACCAGTGACACCAGTCAGAGCCGCTAAAGTTGATAAAGATGGTTTTGTTGTCTTTCTGGGCGATGGCTTTTGCCTGGTCAATGTTTTCCAGCCAGGTGGCTTCTGTTGACCATGCCGATTGGGTGAAAGCAAGCAGCAAGACGCTGCATAAGACAATAAGAAATCTGCGTTTCATAGTGGCTCCTGGGGTTGGGGGTAGCGATTATAACTGACACGTGTCGAAAACGGACGTCGTTCTTTTTGGTCCCATTGTTCTTTGGGGCGGCCAACGGGCAGCAAAATCTGCACTTTTTTTCCTGCGGGGAGATGAAGAAGGGAGGCGACAGTCTCAGCGCGCCCTTCAACGCGCAACCAGCCATCAATCCAAACACTGGCATAGCCAAGGGCTGTAATTGCTAACAGCATATTTTCTGTTGCCGCAGCACAATCTTCCAGTTGAAAGTCGTATCCTTCGTAGATCTTATCCGGTTGCGTGTCGATGATGCATGCAATCATTGCCGGTGCTTGCTGCATGGCTTTATTGGCCGGATGTAAGCCCTGTAAGACGCTTAGGACCTCTTGATCGTCAATGATGATGAATTGTGTTGTTTGAGCATTTTTTCCTGAGGGGGCGCGAATTCCTGCTCCAACAATGCGTTCTAAATCCTCTCGTGGAACCGGGGTGGGTTCCATAGGTCCACGATAGCTGTGGCGCAGACAAATGGCATCAAATAGCTCCATTGTCAGTTCCTTTCGTTATAGTCAATTTATGTACAAAGTGTAGCACAGTTCCAGGCGGTGGACAAAATAGCATGAGACTGCAATAAGGGAGATCCGGTAGGGTGAACAGGGATTTGGCGGGGATGAACAGGCAGTGTAAAACCGGCCACAACAAAACGGATGTTCATTGTGGCCGAATATGAAAATTATCAGTCGTTTTTTCTCCCACCACAGCCTTCAATGGTAAACAGGCATTGAACAATCTGTCGGGCCTGTTCGGAAACGACGTGGTAATAGACTTCAACGCCGTCTCGTTGCCCTTCAATAATCCCTTTGTTCTTTAGCAGGGCCAGGTGTTGGGAGACTGTCGCCTGTGGTAATTGCAGACACTCCCAGATTTTTTTGACATTACAGGCCTCGGAGATCAGCCCGGCAATAATTTTCAGACGAATCGGATGACCGAGAACCTTGAGGATTTCAGCTTCCCGATCGTAATTTTGGTCTTTGTCAAAAACAACAGGTTTCATGCTTCAATCCTTCCAGCTATTCCACAGAGTATGCCACCAGATGGTGGCGCTAAAAATTGAATATATGAATATAGATGGAAAAAGGTTTTTTCGTCAAGACTAAAAAATCTATTTCTCTTGCCTTTTCAAGAGGTTGTGCGTATCGTTTTCAGCGTTGCTAAGGCGTTAGTCTTTCTGTCCCGTCATCGGTTTTTCTGAGGTTTATTCATGACTTTTACAATTGTTTTGTTTTTCGTCGGGCTGGTTTTGCTCTATTACGGTGCAGACTTTTTGGTTGACGGCAGTTCTCGTCTGGCATTGTCATTTGGCGTTCGTCCGCTGATTATTGGTATGACGATTGTGTCCTTTGCCACCAGCATGCCGGAAATGATGGTGTCTTTGCTTGCAGTGGGAAAAGGCTCGTCAGATATTGCTGTCGGAAACATTGTCGGGTCAAATATTGCCAATATTGGTTTGATTCTTGGGACTTCGGCACTGTTGATGCCACTGAACGTTCCGCGTGGCTTGTTGTGGCGTGAGTTGCCCATTATGATCGTTGCCACGTCGGTTCTATATGGACTGTGTGTGGATGGTGGCTTGAACCGTGCCGATGGTGTGATTCTGCTGGTTTTATTGGCATTGTTTATTGGCTACTGTCTGCGTTTCGCACGGCAGGCCGGACTGAACCCTGAAGCGCCGGAATCTTTGGTAGAAACCGAAGTCAGTCATCGCGGACGCGATGTGCTCTATGTCGTCGGCGGAATTGTCGGTCTTGGTGTTGGTGCGAATTGGATGGTTAGCTCTGCCGTGATCATCGCGCGATCCATTGGGTTGTCTGAGCTGTTCATCGGCATGACCATTGTGGCTCTCGGAACGAGTCTGCCCGAGTTGGCGGCGTCATTGATGAGTGCCGCCAAAGGGGAGATGGATATCAGTATCGGCAATGTGATCGGTAGTA includes the following:
- a CDS encoding nitroreductase family protein — translated: MELFDAICLRHSYRGPMEPTPVPREDLERIVGAGIRAPSGKNAQTTQFIIIDDQEVLSVLQGLHPANKAMQQAPAMIACIIDTQPDKIYEGYDFQLEDCAAATENMLLAITALGYASVWIDGWLRVEGRAETVASLLHLPAGKKVQILLPVGRPKEQWDQKERRPFSTRVSYNRYPQPQEPL
- a CDS encoding thioredoxin family protein; amino-acid sequence: MKRRFLIVLCSVLLLAFTQSAWSTEATWLENIDQAKAIAQKDNKTIFINFSGSDWCHWCIKLDKDILSKQEFIDYAEKNLVLLKVDFPKRTRQSKELVAHNEALARKYNVRGFPTVVLLNSQGKQVGVTGYRYGSVADYIDHLQTLITQ
- a CDS encoding ArsR/SmtB family transcription factor encodes the protein MKPVVFDKDQNYDREAEILKVLGHPIRLKIIAGLISEACNVKKIWECLQLPQATVSQHLALLKNKGIIEGQRDGVEVYYHVVSEQARQIVQCLFTIEGCGGRKND
- a CDS encoding calcium/sodium antiporter translates to MTFTIVLFFVGLVLLYYGADFLVDGSSRLALSFGVRPLIIGMTIVSFATSMPEMMVSLLAVGKGSSDIAVGNIVGSNIANIGLILGTSALLMPLNVPRGLLWRELPIMIVATSVLYGLCVDGGLNRADGVILLVLLALFIGYCLRFARQAGLNPEAPESLVETEVSHRGRDVLYVVGGIVGLGVGANWMVSSAVIIARSIGLSELFIGMTIVALGTSLPELAASLMSAAKGEMDISIGNVIGSNIFNILFVLGVCPIFQPIAVEPSILRLELPVVMLFSVALVPLCWHRHVIGRWKGAVLVVSYVLFIVAMTLR